The nucleotide window CTCTAAACCACTATAATAATCCATCATAACGTCTGTTAGAATTAAATCAGGTTTCTGTATTTTAATAACTTCTAGTGCCTCTTTACCATCTTTAGCCATAAAGAGCTCATAACCATCTTTCTCTAAACGAAACTTCAACAACAAAGACAGAACAGAATTATCTTCAGCAATTACAATTTTCTTTTTATTCATTTTAGGGTAGGTAATTTTTACAAATTATATTTTGGTTGAAGTTCTAATATAATGAAATAAAAATATAAACTCAGGTTTTTACTTATCTTTACATCCAATTTCTAAATTATCTCCCAAAAGAATCCACTATGCAAATTGAAAATATATTAACTAGTGATGTTGTAGATTTAACTTCGTTAAAAAGTTTTTTCTCTACAGATAAAGATTCACTAATACAATTAGTTACAGTTTACTTATCTGATACCCAACCAAGGCTAGAGTTACTTAAAAAGAGTATTATTACAGTAAACCATGAAGAAGTACGTTCTATTTGTCATTTTTTAAAATCATCTTTAGGCTTAATGGGCGTTAATTGTTTAGAAGAGATAACTCTATTAGAAAAGAAAGCACAGAATTTAGATCCTGAACCAATTATTCAAGAGCGTCTAAAACATATCACTGTAGTTTTAGATCAAAGTATTATTGAGTATCAAAGGATTTTAGATCAGCTTAAAGCATTATAATTTATTAGTTTAAATGATAAAAGAAATACAATTACGTATCAATTTAATTGAAGAACGTAAAGAAGACATTCTCACTCATAAAGCATCAAAATTTTTAAAAATATCTAAATCAGAAATTACTGCAGTAAAAATTCTGAGAAAATCTATTGATGCACGTAAAAAAGAAACTATTTTTAATTATAAAGTCGCTGTTTATATAAATGAAGGGCTTCCCGAAAAATCTGAATATAGTTTTGATTACAAAGATGTATCTAATGCAAAAGAAATTCACATTATAGGATTTGGACCAGCAGGAATGTATGCTGCTTTAAGGTGCATTGAACTAGGATACAAACCTGTGGTTTTAGAACGAGGTAAAAACGTTCAGGAAAGAAGAAGAGATTTAAAAGCCATTAATCAAGATCATAAAGTAAACGAAAATTCTAACTATTGTTTTGGTGAAGGTGGTGCAGGTACTTATTCTGATGGTAAATTGTATACGCGAAGTTTAAAAAGAGGTGATGTAAGAAGAATTTTTGAAAACTTAGTTTTTCATGGAGCTACAGAACAAATTTTAATTGATGCTCATCCTCATATAGGAACCAATAAACTTCCTAAAATCATTCAAACTATTCGTGAAACCATTATAAAATTTGGTGGAGAAATTCATTTTAATTCTGTTGTTACTGATTTTGTTGTTAAAAATCAAAAAATTAAAGCATTACAATTAAATAATGACAAAGAAATACCAGTCAATTCAGTAATTCTAGCTACAGGACATTCAGCTAGAGACATTTATGAGTTATTACATAAAAAAGAAATTGCGATTAAAGCAAAGTCTTTTGCAATGGGAGTTCGAGTAGAACATCCTCAAGAAATTATAGACCAGATACAATACAATTGTTCAGGAGAAAGAGATGAATTACTACCAGCAGCAGCTTACAGTTTGGTTCATCAAGTAAACAACAGAGGTGTGTATTCTTTTTGCATGTGTCCAGGAGGTTTTATTGTACCTGCAGCAACTGCAGATGGAGAAGTTGTTGTAAATGGAATGTCTCCAAGTAGAAGAAACAATAAGTTTGCAAATTCAGGTATTGTAGTTGAATTAGATATTGACAAAGACTTTAAAAAATACGATCACTTAGGGCCTTTAAAAGGTTTACAGTTTCAGAAAGATTTAGAAAAAATAGCTTTTTATGCTGGTGGAAGATCGCAAACAGCACCTGCTCAAAGATTAGTAGATTTCGTTGATGGCAAATTATCTGCAGATTTAAATGAAACTTCTTATCAACCAGGTTTAAACTCTGCTCCTCTTCATTCTTTACTTCCAAAAATTATAGGAGGTAGATTACGTAAAGGATTTCCTGCTTTTGGTAGTAAAATGCATGGCTATTTTACAAACGAAGCCAATATAGTTGGTGTAGAATCTAGAACATCTTCTCCAATAAATATACCAAGAAAAGAAAATTTAGAGCATCCAGAAATAGAAGGTTTATTCCCTTGTGGTGAAGGTGGTGGCTATGCAGGTGGTATCGTTTCTGCTGCTATGGATGGAGAAAGATGTGCAGAAGCTGCCATTGCGAATTTTAAATAATAGCAATTATTTAATTAGAGAAACTCAATAAGTATCCCTAATTTTACTGATCTAAAATTCATATATGAAATTAACTATTGGAAGAGTTGATAAAGCTGATTTTCCAGAATTATCGCTGTTAGACATTGATATTAAAATAGACTCAGGTGCATACACCTCTTCTATTCATTGTTCTAATATTAAAGAAACTTCTCTAGATGGTAATCCTTTTTTAAAATTTACGCTTTTAGATCCTGAACATGAATTTTACAATAATAAAGAGTTTACATTTAAAAATTATACTTCTAAAATAGTTAAAAGTTCTAATGGTATAGCCGAACAACGCTTCATGATTCAAACCACCATTTTTATTTTTAATGAATCTTTTCCAATTTATTTAACATTAAGTGAACGAAAAGACATGAAATTCCCTATTTTAATTGGCAGAAAATTTTTGAATAAAAAGTTTATCATAGATACCGCAAAAAAGAATATATCACACAAATTAAAAACAAATAAATGAGAATTGTTATTTTATCAAGAAATCCAAAATTGTACTCTACAAAAAGATTGGTTGAAGCTGCTACTAAAAGAAAGCACGAAGTAATAGTTGTAGATCATTTAAAGTGTGATATTGTAATAGAAAAAAAATCGCCTAAAATTTATTATAAAGGTGAATATATAGAAAATATAGATGCTATTATTCCTAGAATTGGAGCTTCTGTTACTTTTTATGGAACTGCTGTAATTCGTCAATTTGAAATGATGAAGGTTTTTACATCTGTAAGTTCGATTGCTTTAACTAGATCAAGAGATAAATTAAGTAGTTTACAAATTTTAGCTAGAGCTGGTGTAGGTTTACCAAAAACGGTTTTTACAAATTACACCAAGGACGTAGAACATGTAGTTGAATCTGTTGGTGGTGCTCCTTTAGTGTTAAAATTATTAGAAGGAACACAAGGCTTAGGCGTAGTTTTAGCAGAAACAAAAAATGCTGCAACCTCAGTATTAGAAGCATTTAATGGTTTAGGGGCTAGAGTAATTGCACAACAATTTATAAAAGAGGCTGGAGGTGCAGATATTAGAGCTTTTGTAGTTGATGGTAAAGTAATTGGTGCCATGAAACGTCAAGGAAAAGAAGGTGAATTCCGTTCAAATTTACATAGAGGAGGAAACGCAACTGTAATTGAACTTACAGATGAAGAAGAAAAAACAGCATTAAAAGCTACTAAAGCTTTAGGCTTAGGAGTTGCAGGTGTAGATATGTTACAATCTTCTAAGGGTCCTTTAGTTTTAGAGGTAAATTCTTCTCCAGGTTTAGAAGGTATTGAAATTGCTACTGGTAAAAATATTGCAAAAGAAATTATACGTTATTTAGAAATACATGTCGAATAAACCTTTTACGCTTTTAGGTAAAGTTATTCCTGAAGGAAAACGTACTGTAATCGATTTAAAAATTGCAAAATTACATACTAGAACTACAGTTAATGTTCCAGTGATTATAGAACATTCTAAAAATCCTGGACCTGTTGTTTTATTATTGGCAGGTATTCATGGTGATGAAACCAATGGTGTTGGTATTGTTAGAGAAATTATAGATCTTAAACTTAACAAACCTAACAATGGAACAATTATCTGTATTCCTGTATTTAATATTTTCGGATATTTAATTCAGACTAGAGAATTTCCTGATGGTAGAGATTTAAACAGAATGTTTCCAGGAACCATAAATGGTTCTTTAGCCAGCCAATTTGCGTATCAGTTTTCAGAAAAAATAGCACCTTTTGTAGATTATATTATCGATTTTCATACTGGTGGAGGAGAAAGAGACAATATTGCTCAAATTAGATGTAATAAAGATGATGCAAAAGGTTTAGAATTAGCTAAAATATTTAATCCACCAATGATTGTATATTCGAATACAATTATTAAATCTTTAAGAGAAACCTTACATAAAATGGGTAAAACTGTTTTACTTTTTGAAGGTGGTAAATCTAAAGAATTGAATCCTACAATTATAAATGAAGGGGTTAATGGTACAAGAAACGTACTGATTCACTTGGGTTTAATAGAAGGTGAAATTAATGTAAGAGCAACACCAATTTTCATAAAAAAAGCAAAATGGATTAGAGCTTCAGACTCTGGAATGTTTAAAGTTCGAGTTCAAAATGGAGCTTTAGTAAAGAAGAAAGAAGTTCTTGGAGTTATACAAGATCCTTTTGGTGAATTTAAAAAGAAGGTATATGCACCTTTTAATGGTTACGTTTTCTGTATAAATAAAACTCCAATTGTTAATAAAGGAGATGCCTTATTTCATATGAGCATCAACGAATAAGATTTCTACCAAATTATAGCGCTTTTTTATTTTTAAAAATTAATTTTGCAACATGCGAATAGATATAATTTCAGTAGCTCCAGGTTTATTAGAAAGTCCATTTAATCATTCTATTATAAAACGTGCTAAAGAAAAAGGTTTAGCCGAAATTGTAATTCATGATTTACGCAAATATGGTTTGGGGAATTACAAGCAAATTGATGACACTCAATTTGGAGGAGGTGCAGGAATGGTTTTAATGATAGAACCAATTTCTAATTGTATAAAAAAATTGCAAGCAGAAAGAGTATATGATGAAATTATTTATATGACTCCAGATGCTAAAACATTAAATCAATCTACAGCCAATACTTTATCATTAAAAGAAAACATTCTTATCCTTACAGGACATTACAAAGGTGTAGATCAAAGAATTAGAGACAAATTTATTACCAAAGAAATTTCTATTGGTGATTATGTTTTAACTGGTGGAGAACTTGCGTCTGCAGTTTTGGTAGATGCTATTGTACGTTTAATTCCAGGGGTTATTGGTGATGAGCAATCTGCGCTAACAGACTCTTTTCAAGACAATTTACTTTCACCCCCTGTTTACACAAGACCAGCAGAGTTTGATGGATTAAAGGTGCCAGAGATACTTTTATCGGGTAATTTTCCAAAAATAGAAGACTGGAGAAGTAATGAAGCCTACAAAAGAACAAAAGAAATAAGACCAGACTTATTGGATGATTAATTTTAGGTCTGTTAAATTATGAAGGTATCTTACTAATTATCAGACCAAAAAATAAATGAATTAAATTTCCTTAATTAAAAATAATTACTAAATTTGCACTCGCTAAAATAACCTCTGACGAGATACGTGAATGTTGTTTAAGTAAAACTATAAACTATTATAAGATATGGAATCTTTAATAAAATTTGTTCAAGACGAATTCGTAACAAAAAAAGAATTTGCAGAATTTGCAGCTGGTGATACAATTACTGTATACTATGAAATTAAAGAGGGTGAAAAAGTTAGAACTCAGTTTTTTAGAGGAGTTGTAATTCAAAAGAGAGGATCTGGTTCTTCTGAAACATTTACTATCAGAAAAATGTCTGGTACTGTTGGTGTAGAAAGAATTTTTCCAGTAAACTTACCTTCAATTCAAAAAATTGAAATCAACAAAAAAGGTAAAGTACGTAGAGCTCGTATTTTCTACTTTAGAGGTCTTACTGGTAAAAAAGCTAGAATTACTGAAAAAAGAAGATAATCTTTTTGTTATAATATATTTAAAAAAGCACTGTAATTTTTACAGTGCTTTTTTAGTTAACAAATGTTTATAAGTCTAGTTCATAGATTGTTAACTAAATTTATCGAAAAAACTTCCTACAATAATACAATCAAATTATCTTTACAACAGAATTTACAAATCATTAAACTATTAGTCTTCAACAACTGAAAAATTAGTATTGTAAATTTTAAAGAGTAAAGTTCTTTATAATTAAATTTTAATTTTAAAATTTAAAAGGTATTTAGAAAAATATTTAAGTATAACTTAAATGCTATTTTAAATATCGTTGAAATGGTAATTTGCTATACTCATTGTTATCAATGATCGAATTGCTTATTTCAAGAAAGCCATATTTTGCAAGTAATTGCTTAATATGGCTTTTATCTTTAAATAAATTGCCTCAATTTTATTTCCTTTTACAGAATTCTTATAAAAACCACTCAACTATTAAGTATTTAATAATAAAAAATACATCTGTAATTCTTAAATTTGCCACGCTCAAATAATGAGCATATTTTTTATAAAATAAATTCAATTTTAAGATACTTTAAACTTTTCATAAATGGCTAAAATAATTTATACAAAAACGGATGAAGCACCAGCTTTAGCAACACGTTCTTTCTTACCAATAGTAAAAGCCTTTACAAAATCTTCAAATATAGAAATTGAAGTTAAAGACATTTCTTTAGCAGCTAGAATTCTAGCAAATTTTTCTCACTACTTAACAGAAGATCAAAAAGTAGAAGATGCTTTATCAATCTTAGGTGATTTAGCAAAACAACCAGAAGCAAATATTATCAAGCTACCAAATATTAGTGCTTCTGTTTCTCAACTTACTGAAGCAATCTCAGAATTACAGAAATTAGGTTATAACATTCCTGATTATCCAGAGAATGCAAATACAGAAGAAGAAAAAAGTATTTTAGCATTATATAATAAAGTAAAAGGTTCTGCTGTAAATCCTGTTTTACGTGAAGGAAACTCAGACAGAAGAGCACCTAAAGCTATCAAAAACTATGCTCGTAAAAACCCACATTCTATGGGGGCTTGGAGTGCAGATTCTAAAACTCATGTAGCATCTATGACTAGTGGAGATTTTGCAAATAGCGAAAAATCTATAACTGTAGCCAATGCAACAGATGTATCAATCAAACATATTGCAAATTCTGGAGAAGAAACAGTTTTAAAAGCTAAAGTATCTCTTTTAGATGGTGAAATTATAGATGCAACTGCCATGAGCAAAAAAGCATTATTATCATTCTTAGAAGAGCAAGTAGCTGATGCTAAAGAAAAAGGTTTATTACTTTCTTTACATATGAAAGCTACCATGATGAAAGTTTCTGACCCAATTATTTTTGGTCATGCAGTAAAAATATTTTACAAAGAATTATTTGATAAGCATGCTGAAACATTTAACGAAATTGGTGTTGATGCAAATGTTGGTTTCGCAAATGTAATTAGTAACTTAGATGAAGTTTCTTTAGAAAAGAAAGCCGAAATCTTAGCAGATATTGCAGAAATTTATAAAAACGGTCCTGCTTTAGCAATGGTTAATTCTGATAAAGGAATTACAAACTTACATGTACCTTCTGATGTCATTATAGATGCATCTATGCCAGCAATGATTAGGAATTCTGGTAAAATGTGGAATTCAGATGGTGAATTACAAGACACTAAGGCCATAATTCCTGATAGTTCTTATGCAGGTATTTATGAAGCTACTATCGCTTTCTGTAAAAAGAATGGCGCTTTTGATCCTACAACCATGGGTACTGTACCTAATGTTGGTTTAATGGCTCAAAAAGCAGAAGAATATGGTTCTCATGATAAAACTTTCGAAATTGCTTCAGATGGTAAGGTTCAAGTAATTGATGCTGAAGGTCAAGTTTTAATTGAGCATGTTGTTGAAGAAGGTGATATTTGGAGAATGTGTCAAACAAAAGATTTACCAATTCAAGATTGGGTAAAATTAGCAGTTTCAAGAGCAAGAGCATCTAAAACACCAGCTGTTTTCTGGTTAGATGAAAGCAGAGCTCATGATGCAGAAATTATAGCAAAGGTTAATACATACCTTAAAAACCATAATACTTCTGGTTTGGATATCAGAATTTTATCACCTATAAAAGCAACTGAATTCACTTTAGAGAGAATCGCAAAAGGTGAAGACACTATTTCTGTTTCTGGAAATGTATTACGTGATTATTTAACAGATTTATTTCCAATTTTAGAAGTGGGTACTTCTGCTAAAATGTTATCTATAGTACCATTAATGAATGGTGGAGGATTGTTTGAAACTGGTGCAGGAGGTTCTGCTCCAAAACATGTAGAGCAATTCTTAGATGAAAATCATTTAAGATGGGATTCTTTAGGTGAATTCTTAGCCTTAGCTGTTTCTTTAGAGCATTTAGGTACCACTACAAATAACGAAAAAGCGTTAATCTTAGCTGAAACTTTAGATGAAGCAACAGATACTTTCTTAGATCAGAACAGATCTCCTTCTAGAAAAGTGGGTGAATTAGACAATAGAGGAAGTCATTTTTATCTTGCTAAATATTGGGCAGATGGTTTGGCTAATCAAGATAAAAATGCTGAATTAAAAGAAGAATTTACAAAAATAGCTGAAGCATTAAATAATAATGAGACGCAAATTGTAAAGGAGTTGAATGATATTCAAGGAAAGCCTGTTAATATTGGTGGTTATTACTTACCAAATGAAGATTTAGTTGTTGATGCTATGAGACCAAATGAGGTTTTAAATGCAATCTTGAGTTAATATTATTAATATTTACTTTGATTGAAAAAGTAATTTTAAAATGAATTATTATTTTGTTTAGAAATAATAAATTATTTCTAAACAAAATAATTTTAAATAATAACTTATAATTTAAAGCACCTTTTTTTTAAAAAAAAGAGTTTAATCAAAATAATACTCCTATTTAAAATTAAATTTAAAACTATAATTATTTTAAAACTATTACCTCTGAAAATAAATTGATAGGGTTAAATAATTAAGGAATAAAATAGTTTTTTATGCTAACTGAAAACATATTAATAGCCGGTATTTTAATTATAATCTTAGCTTATATTGCTGTAGCATATGGAAATAAACTCTACAATAGTAAAATAAAAAAGTAGAAAAAGTTTTATTTGATGAGAATGACACCTTACAAGCATTAAAATTAAGTAATTCTAATATTGCTAAAGACTTTAGTTAATTAGGCAATATAAACTTCTCTTCTACTCATTTACAACATTTACTTGGTGAAACTCTAGATTTATCATGTGATATAACTGGTAAAAGTTTAAAATAGGTAATTTTATTTAAATCAAATCTGTTTCTAATTTATGAAAATGACTCTTCTAAGAAAGACGATGACAATAAATTTGAAGTTTGGGGTAAAACCTTATTTAAAGAATTCAATGCAAAATTAGATGAAGTTTTTTATGAGTATTATTTAAAGCTTTCTAACATTATAACGAATAAAAAATATCTAGATGAAAAAGAATATATAACGATAGCGACTATGATGCCTCAATTTAAACAGTATTTAATTAAGGTAGAAAGTCAAGAAAATATTGTAAATTCTTATAAAAATATCAACTACAAACAGACAACTTCAACTTAAAATATTGTTGTTATGTATAATAACGTACTTATTCAATTCGATAAATATTACATTGTGTTTTGAGATATCTAACAAATCTAAATAAGTATTGATTTTAACCATTTACAGAATGAATATTTAATAAAACAACAATTAAGACCAAAAGAGGTTTAAATTTCAAAACTGAAATAAGCTTTAACATTTTTTTAAAGAAAACATTAACAGAAGTAGTACTATAAAGCACTCCTTTTTTAATTAGATTTGATTTACGAATTCAAATCAATTAACATGTCTAAGAAGAAAATAGCAATTATCTCAGTTATTTCCTTAATTTCAATTTATCTTATTTATAGTTATTTTTCGCCTTCAAGTGATGGTGAGGTTTACTTGACTACAGAAGTGAAAAAAGGAAATTTTGTAAGCGAAGTAATTACATCTGGAGAAGCTCAATCTACAAGTTTAAAAAAGATTAACGGACCAGAAAACTTAAGAAAATTTAAATTACGAGACATAAAAATTCAAGATTTAGTTCCTGAAGGTTCTATTGTTAAAGTAGGAGATTATGTTGCAAGATTAGATCCTACAGGTGTTAATGAGCAAATTATAGATGCAAGATTAAACTTAGAAACAGCACAATCTAAATACACTCAACAACAATTAGACACTACTCTATCTTTAAAACAAGAAAGAAATGCTATTAAAGATTTAAGTTTTAGCATGGAACAAACTAGATTAGAATTAAAACAATCTATTTATGAACCACCAGCAACTATTAAAAAGTTAGAAATAGATTTAGAAAAATCAGAAAGAGATTTAAGAGAAAAAGAAGAAAACTACCGAATTAAAAAAAGACAAGCCAACGCAAAAATGGTTGAAGTTGGCACAGAAGTATCCAAGATTAGAAAAGAATTGAACGATTTGCTAGAACTTCTTAAATCATTTACCATCTATTCTGATGGAAATGGAATGATTACTTACTTCAAAAATTGGGATGGTTCTAAGAAAAAGGTCGGTTCTACTATAAGTCCATGGAATCCTACAGTTGCAAGTTTACCAGATTTAACAAAAATGGAATCTAAAACTTATGCAAATGAGGTAGATATTAGAAAGATTAAAAAAGGTTTACCTGTTAAAGTTGGTTTTGATGCTTTTCCTGATGTAGAAATTCCTGGTATTGTTACAGATGTAGCTAATGTAGGAGAAAATAAAAGAGGTTCTGACATTAAAGTTTTTCAAGTAATGATAAAACTTAATGAATCTAATGATAATATAAGACCTGGAATGACAACATCAAACAAAATATTAACCTTCGAAAAGAAAGATGTTTTAAGCATTCCTTTAGAAGCAATATTCTCTAAAGATTCAATTACTTACGTTTACAAAAAATCTGGCTTTTCCGTAGTTAAAAAAGAGGTTAAAATTGGTGATTCTAATAACGATTCTGTTATTATAACAGAAGGTCTTTCTGAGAACGATGTTGTTTATCTTAACAAACCTGAAGGTTATGAAAATGATCAAATAGCTCAAATAAACTAGGTTTTATGTTTGATCAAATATATATTGAGAAACTAAAATCTAATTTTAGTGAGGCTGTTCGTGTAATTTTAGCGAATAAAGTTAGAACATTACTTACCTCTTTAGGAATCATATTTGGAGTTGCAGCTGTAATCACTATGCTTGCTATTGGTAATGGAGCAGAAAAAGAAATATTAGCTCAATTAGAATTAGTAGGTGTAAACAATATCGTAATTACACCCATTCCAGATGAAAAGGATGATAATGAAAGCGAAGAAGGTTCAGATGGAGATGCTCTAGAAGCTATTCGTTTTTCTAAAGGTTTAGATATGTTAGATGTAAATAGCATTAAAAAAAACATACCTTCTGTAAAGTCTGTGAGCCCAGAAGTAGTCTTAGAAACCTATGTAATAAAAAAGGGAAGACAAAACCCTGTAAAACTTATTGGTGTTGCTCCTAATTATTTCGAAACTTCAAATATTGCCATAGAGAGTGGTAAAAACTTCTCTTACAATCAAGTTGAAAACTCTTTACCTGTTTGTATTATTGGTAAAAAAATTGAGAAAAAGCTATTTACTGGAGAAAGTGCTATTGGTAAGCAAATAAAAGTAAAAGATGTTTGGTTACAGGTAATTGGGGTTATTGAAGAAAAATTTATATCTGATAATGCTCAAGAAAACTTAGGAATTAGAGATATGAACTTAGACATTTATATTCCTATTAAAACCTTTTTGGTTCGTTATAAAGATCGTAAAACCATAATGGATAAACCCATAGAAACTGGTGGAGGAATGATTTTTATTAGTGGCCAGCAACAAGGACCTAAGCAAAGAATTCCTAGAGGTAATTATCATCAATTGGATAAATTAGTTGTTCAAGTAGATAATTCAGCTCAATTAAACTCAACAGCAGATGTTTTAAGTAGAATGCTTAAAAGAAGACATAATGACATGTTAGATTTTGAAATTTCTATACCTATTCAATTATTGAAACAACAACAAAAAACAAAACAAATTTTTAATATAGTCTTAAGTATTATAGCAGGTATTTCTTTATTAATTGGAGGAATTGGTATTATGAATATTATGCTTGCATCTGTTTTAGAAAGAACCAAAGAAATTGGTATTATTAGAGCCATTGGTGCAACTCAAGAAGATGTAATTCTACAATTTTTAACAGAGTCAGTTTTAGTGAGTATTGGAGGTGGAATTATTGGAATTGTTTTAGGCGTTTTAGCCTCCTATATTTTAGAAATAAGTACAGGAATAGAAACCATTTTATCTGTAAGCTCAATTTTATTATCATTTTTTGTTGCAACATTAATAGGGTTAATTTTTGGTATTGCACCTGCAAAATCAGCAGCAAACAAAAGTCCTATTGAAGCTATTAGACACGAATAACTATGAAAAAACTATTATTACCATTTCTCTTTGCACTATCATGCTCATTGTTTAGTCAGCAAGAAATTACATTAGAACAAGCCATTGCTATAGCACAAAAAAACTCTCCAGATTACAAAGCGCTATTAAATCAAAATCAAGCTAGTTACTGGAGGTTTCGCAATTATAAAGCAGGTTTTCTACCTCAATTGAGATTAGATGCTACTTTACCCAGATATTCTAATTCTGTAAATAGATTAACCAATGATAATGGTCAAGATATTTTTGTAAGATCTAACCAAGCTAGTTTTGATGGAGCTTTATCTCTAAACCAAAATATCGCTTTAACTGGTGGTACAATTTCTGTAAGTTCACAATTAGAGAGAGTAGATGTTTTTGGTGATAATGCATCTACAGGGTTTTCAGTAATTCCTTTCTCTTTAAACTATAGTCAAAATTCACTTTTTTACAATCCTTT belongs to Polaribacter dokdonensis and includes:
- a CDS encoding efflux RND transporter periplasmic adaptor subunit, translating into MSKKKIAIISVISLISIYLIYSYFSPSSDGEVYLTTEVKKGNFVSEVITSGEAQSTSLKKINGPENLRKFKLRDIKIQDLVPEGSIVKVGDYVARLDPTGVNEQIIDARLNLETAQSKYTQQQLDTTLSLKQERNAIKDLSFSMEQTRLELKQSIYEPPATIKKLEIDLEKSERDLREKEENYRIKKRQANAKMVEVGTEVSKIRKELNDLLELLKSFTIYSDGNGMITYFKNWDGSKKKVGSTISPWNPTVASLPDLTKMESKTYANEVDIRKIKKGLPVKVGFDAFPDVEIPGIVTDVANVGENKRGSDIKVFQVMIKLNESNDNIRPGMTTSNKILTFEKKDVLSIPLEAIFSKDSITYVYKKSGFSVVKKEVKIGDSNNDSVIITEGLSENDVVYLNKPEGYENDQIAQIN
- a CDS encoding ABC transporter permease gives rise to the protein MFDQIYIEKLKSNFSEAVRVILANKVRTLLTSLGIIFGVAAVITMLAIGNGAEKEILAQLELVGVNNIVITPIPDEKDDNESEEGSDGDALEAIRFSKGLDMLDVNSIKKNIPSVKSVSPEVVLETYVIKKGRQNPVKLIGVAPNYFETSNIAIESGKNFSYNQVENSLPVCIIGKKIEKKLFTGESAIGKQIKVKDVWLQVIGVIEEKFISDNAQENLGIRDMNLDIYIPIKTFLVRYKDRKTIMDKPIETGGGMIFISGQQQGPKQRIPRGNYHQLDKLVVQVDNSAQLNSTADVLSRMLKRRHNDMLDFEISIPIQLLKQQQKTKQIFNIVLSIIAGISLLIGGIGIMNIMLASVLERTKEIGIIRAIGATQEDVILQFLTESVLVSIGGGIIGIVLGVLASYILEISTGIETILSVSSILLSFFVATLIGLIFGIAPAKSAANKSPIEAIRHE